In Kordiimonas pumila, a single genomic region encodes these proteins:
- a CDS encoding porin family protein: MMEHGGCFINWCISAVLIGFTLPVYAQDSSLEVDIFADARVTVTSGEPTWFNDWLGKGRYGGERDKGTDAEFRLAEVSLLAKYNLTWDLHAFAHVKYDPEQDKPADVVEAYFSYEPVPKSALRYSFKAGLYFPHISRENTGIAWTSPYTITPSAANSWVGEEIRALGIEAKAEYRHEMHRLAFTVGIFGMNDPAGTLLAFRGWGIGDAKVGAFSQVPLVSLPVFTAEGGFIPQPTWVHPVREIDGRPGYYMAADWRYGRSVSVGVFYYDNRGDPEAFEHKQYAWDTRFWNAYIEAEPVKGLKLISQYMFGRTEMGPKGWGGSDRRYLDVNFDTVYLLASQEFGKYRISGRGEWFGVEDNSLLSIDNNNEDGYAFTVALSRKIGARDILMMEYLYINSDRPARAYIGFEPHQENSLLQLSFRKVF, translated from the coding sequence ATGATGGAGCATGGGGGTTGTTTTATCAACTGGTGTATTTCAGCAGTCCTTATTGGATTTACGCTGCCTGTTTACGCACAGGATAGCTCGCTGGAAGTAGATATTTTTGCTGATGCAAGGGTAACTGTAACATCTGGCGAGCCGACTTGGTTTAATGACTGGTTAGGAAAAGGCCGATACGGCGGTGAACGTGATAAAGGAACAGATGCGGAGTTTCGGCTTGCAGAAGTTTCGTTGCTGGCAAAATATAATCTGACATGGGATCTACATGCTTTTGCTCATGTAAAATATGACCCAGAGCAAGATAAACCAGCTGATGTGGTCGAAGCCTATTTTTCTTACGAGCCAGTGCCAAAGTCTGCACTGCGGTACAGCTTTAAAGCAGGATTATACTTTCCGCATATTTCCCGAGAAAACACCGGAATAGCATGGACTTCCCCGTACACTATTACGCCGTCTGCTGCTAATAGCTGGGTTGGCGAGGAAATAAGGGCGCTGGGTATTGAAGCGAAAGCGGAATACAGGCATGAAATGCATAGGCTGGCTTTCACTGTTGGCATCTTTGGTATGAATGATCCCGCAGGAACTCTGCTTGCGTTTAGAGGCTGGGGTATAGGAGATGCTAAAGTAGGAGCTTTTTCTCAGGTGCCTCTTGTGTCGCTGCCTGTCTTTACTGCGGAAGGTGGCTTTATACCACAACCAACATGGGTACACCCTGTGCGCGAAATAGATGGCCGACCAGGTTATTATATGGCGGCTGATTGGCGTTATGGACGTTCTGTGAGTGTCGGTGTTTTTTATTATGATAATCGCGGTGACCCTGAAGCATTTGAACATAAACAGTATGCGTGGGATACCCGCTTTTGGAATGCCTATATTGAGGCAGAACCGGTGAAAGGACTAAAGCTTATTTCGCAGTATATGTTTGGCCGCACAGAAATGGGGCCAAAAGGCTGGGGCGGAAGTGATCGCCGTTATCTGGATGTTAATTTTGATACGGTTTACCTATTGGCATCACAAGAGTTTGGTAAGTACCGGATTTCTGGGCGGGGAGAATGGTTCGGGGTTGAAGATAACTCGCTTCTAAGCATCGATAACAATAATGAAGATGGATACGCTTTCACAGTAGCTCTATCCAGAAAGATTGGTGCGCGTGATATACTTATGATGGAATATCTTTATATTAATAGTGATAGACCTGCACGTGCCTATATTGGTTTTGAGCCGCATCAGGAAAATAGTCTGTTGCAGCTCAGCTTTCGTAAAGTTTTTTAA
- the metC gene encoding cystathionine beta-lyase has protein sequence MKKIVNETTLVTTGRRKEWTHGVVNPPIYRASTCLFDTYEDLRSGVKDPSAKKLFYGRKGTPTHWALAEAITELEGGKGTMLYPSGVAAVTGAILALVKAGDHILITDSAYEPTRAFANGFLKNMGVETTYYPPMIGENITSLIRENTTVIVTESPGSLTFEVQDLPTICATAQKHGAYVITDNTWATPLFLNPLEMGADISVHACTKYIGGHSDIMLGSATANERTFLKLQRTAFQLGQTVSPDDASLALRGLRTLSVRLKQHEENALKIAAWLDSHPEIETVLHPAFPSCPGHDLWQRDFSGSTGLFSIVLKRGSYDDTAAMVDHMKLFKMGFSWGGYESLILPSDPTSARTAEKWQSSGPVLRLHIGLEDAEDLIADLSAGLDRYKQHLAA, from the coding sequence ATGAAAAAAATAGTGAATGAAACAACCCTTGTAACCACAGGCAGACGCAAAGAATGGACGCACGGGGTAGTAAACCCACCTATCTACCGGGCATCAACATGCCTGTTTGATACATACGAGGATTTACGTAGCGGAGTAAAAGATCCATCTGCGAAAAAGCTTTTCTATGGCCGTAAGGGCACCCCGACACACTGGGCGCTTGCTGAAGCCATTACAGAGCTTGAAGGTGGCAAAGGCACCATGCTTTACCCAAGTGGTGTAGCAGCTGTAACAGGCGCTATTCTTGCCCTTGTTAAAGCGGGCGACCATATCCTCATAACAGATAGTGCTTATGAGCCAACCAGAGCTTTTGCCAATGGTTTTTTGAAAAACATGGGTGTGGAAACCACATATTACCCTCCAATGATAGGAGAAAACATCACTAGCCTAATCAGGGAAAACACAACAGTTATCGTTACAGAAAGCCCCGGCTCACTTACTTTTGAGGTGCAGGATTTGCCAACCATTTGTGCAACTGCCCAAAAACACGGTGCTTATGTTATTACTGATAACACATGGGCTACACCGCTATTTTTAAATCCGCTTGAAATGGGCGCAGATATTTCTGTTCATGCCTGTACCAAATATATTGGGGGTCATTCTGATATAATGCTTGGCAGTGCAACCGCAAATGAACGGACCTTCCTTAAGCTGCAACGCACAGCCTTTCAACTTGGTCAAACAGTGTCCCCAGATGATGCTTCCCTTGCCCTGCGGGGGCTGAGGACACTCTCGGTAAGGCTGAAACAGCATGAAGAAAACGCTTTAAAGATTGCAGCATGGCTAGATTCACATCCAGAAATTGAAACTGTTCTACATCCGGCTTTTCCGTCCTGCCCAGGGCACGACCTTTGGCAACGTGATTTTAGCGGCTCGACAGGCCTTTTTTCCATCGTTTTGAAACGCGGCAGCTACGACGATACGGCAGCGATGGTTGATCATATGAAACTGTTTAAAATGGGCTTTAGCTGGGGCGGTTATGAGAGCCTGATCCTGCCAAGTGACCCAACAAGCGCGCGCACAGCAGAAAAATGGCAATCATCAGGGCCAGTTCTAAGGCTTCATATTGGGCTTGAAGATGCAGAAGACCTAATTGCAGACCTGTCAGCAGGCCTAGACCGCTATAAGCAGCATCTCGCGGCTTAA
- the sseA gene encoding 3-mercaptopyruvate sulfurtransferase: MSFPPIVSASWLTEHIHDKNILPLDGTWYMPGSDHDPEIDFRKNHVPGAVFFDVDDISDQTSNLPHMLPTEADFAQKVSALGISNDHTIVAYSQGDLPTAARVWWMFRIMGHEKVCVLDGGLSAWIAAGNSISSAPLPRDATTYKAMFQPELVRSATEVAATLKDTRHQVLDARPNGRFTGAVPEPRAGLRSGHIPGSISLPVTELYNSDSTLKNTKALQDIVAAKAIDLTAPITTSCGSGMMACNIALALACLGKWDTAVYDGSWTEWGALSSLPVKTGE; the protein is encoded by the coding sequence ATGTCTTTTCCCCCTATTGTCTCAGCCTCATGGCTCACGGAACACATACACGACAAGAACATACTTCCGCTTGATGGTACGTGGTATATGCCGGGGTCAGACCATGACCCCGAAATAGACTTCCGAAAAAACCATGTTCCCGGCGCTGTATTCTTTGACGTAGACGATATTTCAGATCAAACATCTAATTTACCGCATATGCTACCAACTGAGGCTGATTTTGCCCAAAAAGTTTCGGCCCTTGGTATATCAAATGACCACACTATTGTGGCTTACAGTCAGGGTGATTTACCAACTGCGGCAAGGGTTTGGTGGATGTTTCGCATTATGGGGCACGAGAAGGTGTGCGTCCTTGATGGCGGCCTCTCTGCCTGGATTGCTGCAGGTAATAGTATTTCTAGCGCCCCGCTTCCGCGCGATGCAACAACTTACAAAGCTATGTTTCAGCCGGAACTTGTGCGCTCAGCAACCGAGGTAGCTGCCACCTTGAAAGACACTCGCCATCAGGTTCTGGATGCCCGCCCAAATGGGCGGTTTACAGGGGCTGTACCAGAACCACGTGCAGGCTTAAGGTCAGGGCACATCCCCGGCTCAATCAGCTTACCTGTAACTGAGCTTTACAATAGTGATAGTACCTTAAAAAATACCAAGGCCTTACAAGATATTGTTGCTGCAAAGGCTATTGACCTAACAGCGCCCATTACCACCAGCTGTGGTTCTGGCATGATGGCATGTAATATTGCCCTTGCCCTTGCATGCCTTGGTAAGTGGGATACCGCAGTTTATGACGGTTCATGGACCGAATGGGGCGCCCTAAGTTCTCTACCCGTAAAAACAGGTGAATAA
- the hspQ gene encoding heat shock protein HspQ: MLKTQTARFAPGQVVRHSKFGYRGLIFDVDASFSQSPEWYEVMSEMHPSKDRPWYHILVDGEKHTTYVAEESLIACPETEEFDHPLLEHLFKCSDSGDISSRLIVN; this comes from the coding sequence ATGTTAAAGACACAAACTGCACGGTTTGCACCCGGTCAAGTCGTTCGGCACAGCAAATTTGGCTATCGTGGCCTTATTTTTGATGTTGATGCCAGCTTCAGCCAATCCCCAGAATGGTATGAAGTTATGTCAGAAATGCATCCTTCAAAAGACAGGCCTTGGTATCACATTTTGGTCGACGGCGAGAAACACACCACTTATGTGGCGGAAGAAAGCCTGATTGCTTGCCCTGAAACGGAAGAGTTCGATCACCCTTTACTCGAACATCTGTTTAAGTGCAGTGATAGTGGCGATATTTCTTCACGGCTAATTGTGAACTAA
- the queF gene encoding preQ(1) synthase, giving the protein MSKDIYKGLEQLGKTAAAPKSPEEAVLEMVPNPRAGTDYLVRFTCPEFTSLCPVTGQPDFAHLVLDYVPDEKLVESKSLKLFLQSFRNHAAFHEDCTVGIAERLVAEMKPKWLRMGGYWYPRGGIPIDVFFQTGKAPETVWVPDQGVPTYRGRG; this is encoded by the coding sequence ATGAGCAAAGATATTTATAAAGGGCTTGAACAGCTTGGTAAAACGGCAGCAGCCCCCAAAAGCCCTGAAGAAGCGGTGCTTGAAATGGTGCCTAACCCACGTGCAGGCACTGATTATCTGGTGCGGTTTACCTGCCCAGAGTTCACCAGCCTTTGCCCCGTAACCGGCCAGCCTGACTTTGCCCATCTGGTGCTTGATTATGTGCCTGATGAAAAGCTTGTTGAAAGCAAAAGCCTGAAGCTGTTTTTGCAGTCCTTTCGCAACCATGCCGCTTTTCATGAAGATTGTACGGTTGGTATTGCCGAACGGCTGGTGGCGGAAATGAAACCAAAGTGGTTGCGCATGGGGGGCTATTGGTACCCGCGCGGTGGTATTCCCATAGATGTTTTTTTCCAAACAGGAAAAGCACCAGAGACTGTGTGGGTGCCTGACCAGGGCGTGCCTACGTATCGGGGCCGGGGGTAA
- a CDS encoding VOC family protein, whose translation MEQRLSLITLGVKDLKKARAFYDALGWQTSSKPEMQEDVIAYDMAGYTVALFSWNGLADDAGVSAEGSGFRGVALAYNVRTPEEVDATLDEAVNAGGKLIKKAHETFWGGYSGYFADIDGHLWEVAHNPFAPLGENDEFQWNGVEA comes from the coding sequence ATGGAACAGCGGCTTAGCCTTATTACCCTTGGCGTAAAAGATCTAAAAAAAGCCCGCGCTTTCTATGATGCGCTCGGGTGGCAAACATCATCCAAACCCGAAATGCAGGAAGACGTCATCGCTTACGATATGGCGGGTTATACGGTTGCGCTCTTTAGCTGGAACGGCCTTGCGGATGATGCAGGGGTTAGCGCAGAAGGATCGGGGTTTCGCGGGGTTGCCCTTGCTTATAATGTACGTACCCCAGAAGAAGTGGATGCCACACTTGATGAAGCTGTGAATGCGGGGGGCAAACTCATCAAAAAAGCGCATGAAACCTTTTGGGGTGGGTATTCAGGCTATTTTGCAGACATTGACGGCCACCTATGGGAAGTGGCACACAACCCTTTCGCCCCGTTAGGTGAAAACGACGAATTTCAATGGAACGGCGTTGAGGCCTAG